Sequence from the Aspergillus nidulans FGSC A4 chromosome III genome:
ACGGGCCCGCAGTCGGGCGTGGCCGCTCTGAAGTTCCTACAGTCCCTCCCTCTCTATATCCCTCTTGGCAGTTTCATCCCGGCTTCGTCTTTGGACGACGAAGATATCTGTGACTCCGGTCCTCCGCGGAAGCAGTCAGAGGTTGCACGCTATCTCGATGCTTATTTCACATTCTATCACCCTGCGTATCCCATCTTACATGAAGGGACATTCCGTGCACGGGTATCAGGTGGGTAGGCTCATGTAATGGACCAGCCCGTACTGACAGCGTTAGGTGCACTAGCTAAACCTCACGATGGTTCATGGCCGTTGCTATATAATATCGTCCTCGCCATAGGCGCCTTTGCCGGCGACTCGAACGGTACGAAGATGGATattgtcttcttcaaagaAGCACGGAAACACCTGTCGATGGATGTACTGGAGAAAGGATCGCTGAGCTACGTCCAGGCAATCGTCTTGATGGCAAACTACTTACAAAAGCGGAACAAGCCTAATGCTGCCTTTATACTGGTCGGCATCGGCTTCAGTATGGCTCTCGCGATTGGCCTGCACAGGGAGTTTGGGATGCCAAGCACATCCCCTTTCACGATGGAGGTCCGGCGACGGGTGTGGTGGAcgctcttcatctttgtCTCGGGCGTCCAGTTGATCCTGGGCCGTCCGGCAGTCTCACTCGTCGGGGTAAATGTTCGGCTTCCAGCCAATGTAGACGACCACGATCTGGCAGTAGACATGGAAGAGCTCCCTGAGAGCTCGACGGGGCCAACTATCACGTCCTGTCTGATTGCACAGGTCAAACTTGCGAAGATCGCGAATGCTATCCAGGTTGAGCTGCTGACCCATCACCTTCCCACCCCTGCCAAAGCCCAGGACTTGGAACAGCGTATTTCCTCCTGGCACAATGACCTTCCCGCCCATTTCAACACAGAGGTCTACCTGGAGCCGAAGTTCGATATCCCACGGCGAGTCGTATTATGGAGGTCGTATCATCTGAGAATCGTCATAAACAGgccttttctcttccaaaacaTAACCTCGAAGTCCGAACTCAACACATCTTCTGGTCCGATTGCGTCTTGTCTCGCCGCTGCAGATATGTGTGTGACGTCGATTTGTGGATTTCTTGAGTCGACGGATAACCGGCAGCGAGGACTCACCTGGTACGCAACTTGCTGGCTTCTTACAGCAAGCTTCGTTCAGGCAACCTGCTATGTATACGGGCCCACGCATCCACTTGCCGAGTCTTGGAGAAGCCATATACAGCGTGCCGTCGATTGCCTGGGGAGTCTTGGGTCTTCTCACGACATGGCCCTTCGCGCGAGAGCTGTACTTCAAAAGGTCCTCGGTAAGTTTACTCTCGCTATATGAGCCACGTATAGATAACTGATACTTCTTGCATTAGAGCACGGCCATGAGCGGACCTCTCCCTACAGCTTCGACCCATTTCTCTTGTCTCAAACGGGGCCCTTCCGCCCGCCTTGGTCGCTAGCCGCTTGGGGAGACAATCCAGCGTCGTATAGTCCGTATGGTCAAGGTTTTGGGGGTAGCTTTCGGTACACACAGGGATCGCTCGGGGCGGAGTTCTTAGATGCGGCTGGTGGGCTGATGATCCAAAATCTGTTTGGGGGCTCGGAGGGGCCGCAAAATAATTCGTGGACGCCTGGTTAGAGTCTTATGGTTATAGATATGCTTGTATAGAATAATTGACTAGCTACATGGTGTAATATGGATATAAGTTACTAGCTAAAGTATATACCTGAGCTGGGTACATGTGACGTGAAAATTAGCTTCATTGTTTGGAGCAACTCCACTGGTTGTTCACCTGTACTAtctccaaaaaaaaaatttatATCAAAAGTGTTGGCTGCTAAACTACGTTGCGTTTGATCCAATAATCGCTCAACCATATACTACAGCGAATGTGCCTGGCAACCATACTACAGTTGCCTGAGGACCCTGGCCGAACAAAGCCCGCCAAACGGGTCTTGGCGCTTAAAGTCCCAAGACAGCTCATGCCAACTAACTAACCTTCCCCAAACAACCTACAACCTGTCCTGGTTCGCACTCGAAATCCAGGAAGATGGGTGAAATTAATATTCCATGGAGCGCGTAAGTAGATCTATCTTTCTAGCATTTCTAGACTTCCGCTAGAGGCAGACAATAAGACTAACATCCCCAGCATCCAGAGCATCGCTCTCATCCTGGCCCCCATTATCGTCCCCCGAATTATAAACTCCATCCGCTATATCCGCGTCCAATTATCGTCGCGGCCAAACCCTCGACCCCTCCCACCCGTCGCCTCCAGAGCCCTAAATGTCCTCTTCTGTTcgatcctcgtcttcctgaCCCTAAGCTTCCCCTCGAACCCATTCGCGCCGAGCCCAAGCATCTTTACGCTCACGCGCTCGCGGATAACCACGTCGCTGGAGACGGTATTCTCGCGACTAGCGCGCTTGAGGCCTGGGGGTGTGCTTACAGATGCAGATGTGCTGCTCCGGTCAAAGCTTGTGTCCAAAGAGGCGCGGAGGATTTATCTACGGTTCGGGGAGCGGGCATTGACGGAGTGTCGATTTTGCAGGCTTGATAATCCGAACACTTACGCCTTATTTTATTACCCGGCTAACGCAATGATTCCGCATCTACTGCATATGGCCGTTGTTGGAATTGCGACTTCTACATCGTTTGCGGGGAGAGAGGCGGGCAGATGGCGGAACAAGTTTACGATTGCGGGATTGATCCTCGCAGCGCTGGACACTTATGTCGTGTTCATGTATGACCCTGTCAAATCGGGGTCCGACGCTGTACGGGATGGGATTGAGGTCCCGACTGCGCTGTTCCAGAGGATGGCTGTATTGAGGCCGCTGGTTTTGGCCTGCTTCGATGTTGTCCTCGCGGGCTTTATCTACGTGTCTGCTACGAATAGGTGGTTCTTTACGCCGCCCAACCAGGCAGACGAGGTCGATAAAATCGTGGCGGCGTCGTTGGCGTCTCTGACCGGTGCGAGCTCGAAGTTGCACGCTGTGAGTGTGACGAGGAATGCGGTCGTGCGGGATCGGGTGTTGAAGGACCGGGATGATGCGTACTGGCAGACGGTGGTCGCTATGGATGGGCAAGGCAGTTCGGGGGCCCCGTTGGACGtttgggaggaggaagaggtcgTGCGGGCAATGTCGCGGGCGATGGCCGGGCAAGGAGGAGTCGACCTTGCTAAGCTGGGAGTCAGTGCGGCGGAGTACGTGAACGGGGTAACAGCGGGGTTGGAACAGGAAAGCTTATAGATGCCTTACGGCATGATTAATCAAGTAGATAGACATATAAGCAACCTATTATCCAAATTTGAGCCATTTTGGAGGTCAGAAGACGAGTATCGGTGCAATATTAGGTTGCGGGGATGGACGACGACAGCCTCTAGCAGGGGCTTGTGAAGCGGAAAAAGAATGTCATTGGACCTTGCCGTGATGCGTGAGGGGAGCCCGGGAGGCGGTGAGTACTCTGCCGGGTACCTGTGGAAGTGTGACCCTGCGAGAGCCAGTATGGTACCAGGAACAATAACCGTTCACCACCAAAACTCAACTGGAGCTGTTTTGCTTTCTCTGAATTTGTTCCTGCTACGTCCCCTCTCGTCCGTCGCCCTTGTATACTAGCGGTGTGTTTGTGCTatcaatctcttcttccgagGTTGCAGCAGATCACTGCCCTTGAAATCTCCTTGCGTGTTTCGTCTCGCCCGCTCCGCCAAACTGAAACGGCAAAGGACGGTCTTCCCCAACCACCATTGTACTTGGTCTAAACAGCTACACCTACGCCAAAACGTTCAACACCACAGCCAGTGCACTCGGCTCGTGTATAGTGGTCTGGAACCACGTTTTCACTCGTTTCTACGGCCTCTCGACCCGGAATCGTAGTCTCGTACGCTGAATGTCCCGGTCGTTGGGTTGATCCGCACCGGCTACATCCCTTTGCACGAAGCCACGATTTATCCTCTCTGAGCTCACGGTATCTCCGAGCTTTTATCCCACATTATGGCTAAGGATACGACTCTGCCAGCGCAGTCAGTTACGGAGCTCAATGCCTGCGTGACGACCTCCTCGCACCGTCCTGTCAAGGACACCACGTTCCGGGAGTGGGTGGTTTCGAATCAGATCGGTATGCATGAACCTTTGGCTTCttgtattttttttttccctttcatTCTTTGGCATCTTGGGCTGCCTTTTGCTAATTGGGCTTCTTGGCTGTAGGCATATCCTTGACAACCCTTTCCATGCTATTGGCCGTCCACCACCTATACCCTTCTCTCTCGCCCTACACCAcgccgttcttccagctGTCGTACTATCAACCTTCGCAGGGGGTATACATccagggctgggatgatATCTACTTCGTTATAAGCTCCGTCTTTGCGTTCACCGCGATTCGTGCCATCGCGATGGAGTGGGTGTTTTGGCCATTGGCGCGATGGTCTggattgaagagaaaagcATCGATTCGACTCGCGGAGCAGGGCTGGATGTGGCTATACTACGCCGTCTTCTGGACCGTTGGAATGGTTTGTTTCGTTTCCGCCGTCTCGTAACCGCCCAGCTAACGGTGAATAGTACATTTGGTCGCAATCGGACTACTGGATGGACTTTAAGGCTATCTGGGCTCATTGGCCCGCGCGTGGTGTCTCGGGTCTGATGAAGTGGTAcctccttgcgcagcttgcGTTCTGGGTCCAGCAGATCTTCGTTATTAACATTGAGGAGCGGAGAAAGGATCACTACCAGATGTTGACCCATCATTTCATCACCAGCTGTCTTCTCACCTCTGCCTATGTTTACGGCTTCTATAACGTCTCTAATGTGGTGCTCAACCTGATGGACATCGTGGATTTATTGCTGCCGGTAAGTCGGGCCCGCTTTCAGGTTGATGGGCGGAGCACTAATTTCGACAGACTGCAAAAATCCTCAAGTACTTGAAATTTGAAATGTCCTGCAACATCGCTTTTGGAGTGTTTATGGTGGTCTGGGCCATTTCACGCCATATCATGTACCCATTGCTCTGCTGGTCCATCTTCAAGGATGTACCCGCTGTTATGCCTTGGGGCTGCTACTCCGGTGCCACAGGCGAGCTGATCTCAACCAACGGTTATCCTGACAGAGTGATGcacctcttctccccgttcTTGAACATCGACGGCCCCATTTGCATGAACCGCACGATCAAATGGATTTTCCTCTCGTCTCTGCTGGCGCTCCAGGTTCTGTCCATTATCTGGTTCAGCATGGTCATTCGAGTGGCCATAGGCGTCCTCCGAACCGGCAATGCAGAAGATACTCGCAGTGACAGTGAAGagaaggacgaagaagaagtagATCCCAAAAGCGCCGCTAATGGCAATGCCATCGCAGCGGAGGTCTCAAGCGCTGAATGGCGTCGAAACGGACCATCCTCCACTCGGTCTCGCCGAAGCGATCGCAAGGCACTCCTCGGACGAATCGGATGCGACACCCGCACCTAACTATATCACCTGGATTCAAACGTCCCGTCTAGTTAACGCCATCATGCTGTGGATGCCGATATTGCACATCTGATGAACCGAAAATATGAATACATGAAACTATTCGTACCTAAATGTCGTGTTCTGAAAATTTATATCGTCACGTTTGATACCACGCATCTCGTCTTGAGTTGGCCGGAAGGCCCGGTTAAGGTTATGTTATGTTTCTTCCTCCTAGTTTACATTCTTTTGTCGCATCGCTTCTTGTATTTTTCTCTAGAGGTCAATTAATCACTATACCCACTTTGTTCTGTCATGGGATGGGCTTGTGTACGTGTTATGTTTAAGGCCATATTTACATTTTGTCTTAACAAGGGGGCAGAGAGCCATAGGTAATCTCTCGCTTTCCATACTACTTCCAGAGTAACTCACGTAGGTTATTTAAAGCGCACCCTGGCACGTCTGGCATATT
This genomic interval carries:
- a CDS encoding putative C6 transcription factor (transcript_id=CADANIAT00006127) — encoded protein: MESVFRSRHILRKTFACDECKRRKIRCSGDENCLNCLRDAKACRYSSPSHQLSKLQRRVQDCERLINEMEQAWATYLPSVDLQGALRSIRQQDGSASVTSKKIKHQHELTHSTEQPPTSVAEHSNAEDYEFDESQDFDNSTDGMGFLTIDPHKAGYTGPQSGVAALKFLQSLPLYIPLGSFIPASSLDDEDICDSGPPRKQSEVARYLDAYFTFYHPAYPILHEGTFRARVSGAFAGDSNGTKMDIVFFKEARKHLSMDVLEKGSLSYVQAIVLMANYLQKRNKPNAAFILVGIGFSMALAIGLHREFGMPSTSPFTMEVRRRVWWTLFIFVSGVQLILGRPAVSLVGVNVRLPANVDDHDLAVDMEELPESSTGPTITSCLIAQVKLAKIANAIQVELLTHHLPTPAKAQDLEQRISSWHNDLPAHFNTEVYLEPKFDIPRRVVLWRSYHLRIVINRPFLFQNITSKSELNTSSGPIASCLAAADMCVTSICGFLESTDNRQRGLTWYATCWLLTASFVQATCYVYGPTHPLAESWRSHIQRAVDCLGSLGSSHDMALRARAVLQKVLEHGHERTSPYSFDPFLLSQTGPFRPPWSLAAWGDNPASYSPYGQGFGGSFRYTQGSLGAEFLDAAGGLMIQNLFGGSEGPQNNSWTPG
- a CDS encoding uncharacterized protein (transcript_id=CADANIAT00006128); the protein is MGEINIPWSALPLEADNKTNIPSIQSIALILAPIIVPRIINSIRYIRVQLSSRPNPRPLPPVASRALNVLFCSILVFLTLSFPSNPFAPSPSIFTLTRSRITTSLETVFSRLARLRPGGVLTDADVLLRSKLVSKEARRIYLRFGERALTECRFCRLDNPNTYALFYYPANAMIPHLLHMAVVGIATSTSFAGREAGRWRNKFTIAGLILAALDTYVVFMYDPVKSGSDAVRDGIEVPTALFQRMAVLRPLVLACFDVVLAGFIYVSATNRWFFTPPNQADEVDKIVAASLASLTGASSKLHAVSVTRNAVVRDRVLKDRDDAYWQTVVAMDGQGSSGAPLDVWEEEEVVRAMSRAMAGQGGVDLAKLGVSAAEYVNGVTAGLEQESL
- a CDS encoding protein barA (transcript_id=CADANIAT00006129); this translates as MAKDTTLPAQSVTELNACVTTSSHRPVKDTTFREWVVSNQIGISLTTLSMLLAVHHLYPSLSPYTTPFFQLSYYQPSQGVYIQGWDDIYFVISSVFAFTAIRAIAMEWVFWPLARWSGLKRKASIRLAEQGWMWLYYAVFWTVGMYIWSQSDYWMDFKAIWAHWPARGVSGLMKWYLLAQLAFWVQQIFVINIEERRKDHYQMLTHHFITSCLLTSAYVYGFYNVSNVVLNLMDIVDLLLPTAKILKYLKFEMSCNIAFGVFMVVWAISRHIMYPLLCWSIFKDVPAVMPWGCYSGATGELISTNGYPDRVMHLFSPFLNIDGPICMNRTIKWIFLSSLLALQVLSIIWFSMVIRVAIGVLRTGNAEDTRSDSEEKDEEEVDPKSAANGNAIAAEVSSAEWRRNGPSSTRSRRSDRKALLGRIGCDTRT